The Nodosilinea sp. FACHB-141 genome has a segment encoding these proteins:
- a CDS encoding glycosyltransferase family 4 protein, whose protein sequence is MTLSLRLLFVSTPVGPLGSGLGGGVELTLLNLTQGMRDRGHQVTVLAPEGSSLGDAAIVTVPGQLQPTAHTQGRSAPVVLPADSALGAMWRYARQHQAEFDLIVNLAYDWMPFYLTEFFVTPVAHFVTMGSLNDAMDEAICQVAQQFPRRLGAYTRTQAETFGVANAFELLSSAIDLELYEFCLTPGDALAWLGRISPEKGLEDALEAAEIAQAPLKILGKLEDTDYWQSLCDRFPRAADCYLGFLPTHELQQVLRQCRALVMTPRWVEAFGNVAIEALACGVPVIAYARGGPAEIVRPGETGWLVPPDDVQGLVSAIAKIDQLDRYACRRQAETEYSLGALAVRFERWFETLIANQ, encoded by the coding sequence ATGACTCTTTCCCTTCGCCTGTTGTTTGTCTCAACTCCTGTAGGGCCGCTAGGGTCTGGTTTGGGGGGCGGGGTTGAGCTCACTCTGCTCAACTTGACTCAGGGCATGCGCGATCGCGGGCATCAAGTGACGGTGCTGGCCCCCGAGGGGTCAAGCCTGGGCGATGCTGCCATCGTGACGGTGCCGGGGCAGTTGCAGCCCACGGCCCATACCCAGGGACGCAGCGCGCCGGTCGTCCTTCCCGCGGACAGTGCGCTGGGCGCGATGTGGCGCTACGCTCGGCAGCACCAGGCCGAGTTTGACCTGATCGTCAACCTGGCCTACGACTGGATGCCCTTTTACCTCACAGAGTTTTTTGTCACTCCGGTAGCCCACTTCGTCACCATGGGCTCCCTCAACGATGCAATGGATGAGGCCATCTGCCAGGTTGCCCAGCAGTTTCCTCGGCGTTTGGGGGCCTACACGCGCACCCAGGCTGAAACGTTTGGGGTAGCCAATGCCTTTGAGCTGCTCAGCAGCGCCATTGATTTGGAGCTATACGAATTTTGCTTAACCCCCGGCGATGCCCTGGCCTGGCTGGGGCGCATTTCCCCAGAGAAAGGGCTAGAGGATGCCCTAGAGGCGGCCGAAATTGCCCAGGCTCCCCTGAAGATTTTGGGCAAGCTGGAAGACACCGACTACTGGCAGAGCCTTTGCGATCGCTTTCCCCGAGCGGCCGACTGCTACCTGGGGTTTTTGCCCACCCACGAACTACAGCAGGTGCTGCGCCAATGCCGTGCCCTGGTGATGACCCCACGCTGGGTCGAAGCGTTTGGCAATGTGGCGATTGAGGCTCTGGCCTGCGGTGTGCCGGTGATTGCCTACGCCCGTGGTGGCCCCGCCGAAATTGTGCGGCCAGGCGAAACAGGCTGGCTGGTGCCGCCAGATGATGTACAGGGGTTGGTGAGTGCGATCGCCAAAATCGACCAGCTCGATCGCTACGCCTGCCGTCGCCAGGCCGAAACCGAATATTCCCTAGGTGCCCTAGCCGTTCGCTTTGAGCGATGGTTTGAAACCCTGATTGCGAACCAGTAG
- a CDS encoding HEAT repeat domain-containing protein has protein sequence MTITDLPVLESAIAKATTAPESAQSDARQIAQLEAPAANSELLRSGTQDDDVKPNETGVPAEPPAGEDQEAAEASAVENGTPVEAAESGRRWTWLVLGGLALAGCLGGWRFLGQGRSTKRSTANLERVPSTAPQAKSGAEPTLTPDDSTAPLGTVGQTEALVSPALGLATPAATATDLTLDATTRLTSGDIVDSLIHELDNRDGAIRRHAIWELGQLGHSEAIQPLINSLLDADSQEKSLILAALAEISSRSLKPMHRALALGLQDPSPEVRKNAIRDLSRIYDTVVQLSHMLAHATQDPDAGVQETAQWALSQLNRIPAATYSAALPPETASLDSPYDSDSQRLTPEGHRLPPG, from the coding sequence TTGACTATAACTGACCTGCCGGTGTTAGAGTCTGCGATCGCCAAAGCAACCACTGCCCCAGAGTCTGCCCAGTCAGATGCCAGACAGATTGCTCAATTAGAGGCTCCTGCTGCTAACTCCGAACTGCTACGGTCGGGGACTCAAGACGACGATGTCAAGCCCAATGAGACGGGGGTACCGGCTGAGCCCCCTGCGGGCGAAGACCAGGAAGCGGCTGAAGCTTCTGCGGTTGAAAATGGCACACCGGTTGAGGCTGCTGAGTCTGGTCGCCGCTGGACATGGTTAGTGTTGGGGGGGCTGGCGCTGGCGGGTTGTTTGGGGGGCTGGCGGTTCTTGGGGCAGGGGCGATCGACAAAGCGTTCCACAGCTAACTTAGAGCGAGTACCCAGCACAGCCCCCCAGGCCAAGAGTGGTGCTGAGCCTACCCTGACCCCAGACGATTCCACTGCTCCCCTGGGCACCGTGGGGCAAACAGAGGCGTTAGTCTCCCCGGCCCTCGGTCTGGCTACCCCGGCTGCTACGGCCACCGACCTGACTCTAGACGCCACCACCCGTCTCACCTCGGGGGATATTGTGGATTCATTGATCCATGAGTTGGATAACCGCGATGGGGCGATACGTCGCCACGCCATTTGGGAGCTAGGTCAGCTCGGCCATTCTGAAGCTATTCAGCCACTGATCAACAGCCTGCTCGATGCCGATTCCCAGGAAAAAAGCCTTATTCTCGCCGCCCTGGCCGAAATTAGTAGCCGTAGTCTCAAGCCCATGCACCGAGCTTTGGCCCTAGGCCTGCAAGATCCTAGCCCCGAGGTGCGCAAAAATGCCATTCGCGATCTGAGCCGGATTTACGACACGGTGGTGCAGCTCAGCCATATGTTGGCCCACGCGACCCAAGACCCTGATGCTGGCGTGCAGGAGACTGCCCAGTGGGCGCTCAGCCAGCTCAACCGCATCCCTGCGGCAACCTATTCAGCGGCGCTGCCCCCTGAGACGGCTTCCTTGGACTCACCCTACGACAGCGATAGCCAAAGACTGACTCCAGAGGGCCATCGTCTTCCCCCCGGCTAA